The bacterium nucleotide sequence GATCTCCAGTATCAGAGCTTCACCTGGGGTGGCGGCGGGGGCACGCTGGATCCCGGCGAGAGCGGCACGCTCAGTCTCTCGCTGCAGAACGCGGGCGGCGCCGTGGCGACGGGTGTGACGGCGACGCTCGTCAGCCACAGCCCCTGGGTGACGGTGACCGATCCCGTTGCCAGCTTCCCCGACTTCCTGCTCGGCGCCAGCGGCAGCAACGCGGGCAATCCCTTTGCGGTCAGCGTGGCCGGCAACGCGTTCCCGGGCCACCTGGCCGGCTTCAGCCTGCTGCTGAGCTACAACGAGCGCGCGGTGGAGGAGGTCGAGTTCCAGCTCACCGTGGGCACGGCCGCTCTCGGCTCGCCCACGGGGCCCTGCGCCTACGGCTACTATGCCTTCGAGAGCTCGGACACCGGCCATCCGCAGGCGCCCGTCTACAGCTGGGTGGAGCTCGCGCCCAACTACGGCGGCACGGGGACGAGCGTCGGCCTCAGCGATTTCGGCAGCGCCGACGACACGAACGTCCTCAATCTGCCTTTCGTGTTCCGCTACTTTGGCCAGGACTTCGACCAGATCTCGGTCTGCTCGAACGGTTGGGTGGCGATGGGCACGACCTACCTCGTCGCCTACCGCAACTACCCGATCCCCTGTTCTGGTGCACCGCCGTATCTGATCGCGCCCTTCTGGGACAACCTCTACCAGAGCGGCCAGAATCTGGTGTACTACCAGTACGACGCGGCGGGACACCGCTTCATCGTGCAGTGGAGCCGCCTGCTCAACGACTACAACGGCACGACCGAGAACTTCGAGTTGATCCTGCTCGACCCGGCCCACCACCAGACGGTGACCGGCGACGGCGAGATCGTCTTCCAGTACCAGCTCATCAACAACGTCGACGCGGAGAACGGCTACGCGACGGTCGGCATCATGAACGGCGACCGCACGGACGGCCTGCTGATCAGCTACTGGAACCAGCACCCGGCATCGGCGAGCAACCCGGCCGCCAACCGCGCCATCCGCTTCCTGCCGCTCAGCGACGCGCTGCAGGTCGCGGCCTCCGTGGCGCCCACGAGCATGGAGACGGTGATCCTGCAGGGCACGAGCCTCGACCGCTTCCTGCAGGTCAACAACACGGGCGAGACGGGCTCGGTGCTCTACTACGCGCTCGATGTCGCGGCCTTGCCCGCCTGGTTGACGGCCGCCGGCGCCACGGGCAGCGCGGTGGCCGGGCGCCCGGAGGCGATCACCCTCCACTTCGACAGCGCCGGCCTGCCCCTGGGCAGCTACGAGACGACCCTGGCGATCAACACCAGCGGCGGCCATCTGGTCGTCCCCGTGAGGCTCACCGTCAGCGACGACGCGACGGCGAGCGAAGCGGCTCCGGCCGCGCTGACGCTCGGGCAGAACCACCCGAATCCCTTCAACCCGTCGACGCAGATCGACTTCGGCCTGCCGGCGGACGCGGCGGTGCG carries:
- a CDS encoding T9SS type A sorting domain-containing protein; the protein is DLQYQSFTWGGGGGTLDPGESGTLSLSLQNAGGAVATGVTATLVSHSPWVTVTDPVASFPDFLLGASGSNAGNPFAVSVAGNAFPGHLAGFSLLLSYNERAVEEVEFQLTVGTAALGSPTGPCAYGYYAFESSDTGHPQAPVYSWVELAPNYGGTGTSVGLSDFGSADDTNVLNLPFVFRYFGQDFDQISVCSNGWVAMGTTYLVAYRNYPIPCSGAPPYLIAPFWDNLYQSGQNLVYYQYDAAGHRFIVQWSRLLNDYNGTTENFELILLDPAHHQTVTGDGEIVFQYQLINNVDAENGYATVGIMNGDRTDGLLISYWNQHPASASNPAANRAIRFLPLSDALQVAASVAPTSMETVILQGTSLDRFLQVNNTGETGSVLYYALDVAALPAWLTAAGATGSAVAGRPEAITLHFDSAGLPLGSYETTLAINTSGGHLVVPVRLTVSDDATASEAAPAALTLGQNHPNPFNPSTQIDFGLPADAAVRLTVFDVNGRAVATLVDGALPAGWQRVTWDGRDAQGTPVAAGVYLYRLEVGAERIQRKML